In Syngnathoides biaculeatus isolate LvHL_M chromosome 19, ASM1980259v1, whole genome shotgun sequence, the genomic window TGTGCAGTGGGCCCTCTGCTATTTGCAGGGGATTGGTATCAAGCCCAATTGCAAATAGCAAACTGTTGCACCTCCTCCATGTAATTGAAAATATTAATAGGTTAaaccatgtactgtatattatgtaAGGATGCCAGAAACTACACTCAGAGACTCAGAGGGAGATTGTCTTGATTCCTGGGTTTTCATATTGACTTGTAATGCAATAATGTGTTCCTACGGCGAACAGTTCCAGCTGAACGAGGACAAGATGAATTTCTCTTCCCTCAGAAACATCCAGGGTCTCCACGCCCCACTCAAATTGCAGATGGAGTATAGGGCGGCGAGACAGGTAACGTTGAGATGTTCACTGTGCGTCGACATCCGTGCGGCTTCTTTGGTCTCATGGCCGTTGTTGTTTTCTGATTCCTCTCCTCCCTCCAGATCCAGCGTCTTCCGTTCTTGCCGAGCTCCAACCTAGCCCTGGATATACTTCGAGGCACTGATGAATCCGTCGGTTTTGAGGATATCCTTAATGGTGACACGCACGCAAAAACTCATTTACTGAGTCACAACTCTCCTGCATTTGTTGCTAAtccaccatttttgtttttattttttagaccCAGCACAGAGTGAAATGATGATGGGTGAGCCGCACATGATGGTGGAATGCAAGCTGGGTGTGTTTTAGATGATGCGTTCATGTTATTGTTTCTTTAATCTGATGAAAGTGAGGTGACCAGCATTGCTTTTCTATTATTTCAAGCTGGTTGATAATTAcaataaatgtcacaaaaaattcTCATGTCATAACTGTTTTTTTACTATTGgtataaatgtatttcatgATAGATAAAGCAACACTTGCATTATTTTGGAGGCTTTACTGTGCAGTTCTACAATTTGAAGGTACAGTAATCAATATCCACGCATGggataaaaatcacaaatgaacTTCAAATTAATCAACTTTTCTGAATATACTCAgtttatttggaaaaacatgGTGTACAATTTTAGGTTTGGGAgacatttaattacaaatgataGTACTGTACTTAAGTTTGTGAtaatttttcattgatttgttACAAATGATCACAACAGTAACTTTCTGATAGTTGtctaaaaatggatggcttgatAAGCCATATACTGTTTAATGAAATAAGATGCTGTTTTTATATGTGGTTTGAGGAAAGTATTATGCAGAATAGGAAAAAATCAACACATAGGGTTGTTTTAAACAGCCCGCTCTTCCCATATTTTCCATGCAAATATTGATTGGGAAATGCATTCATCCAAGAAATTACGTGCGATTTATACTAGGCAGTATATTCAGGGACATACTTTTCCTCTACCCAAAATGTTAAAAGGCTAGTCAAGGCCGGCGGTGAGGGAGGGGGAGAGAAGAAACATAGAGGTTCTGTAACTCACTGTAGCAATCAATTGAAAACTCACCGCCATCGGACCAACCGGACTACAAACCGTGCGCAGGTAGTATTTAACCGTGGTCAACTAGCATCTTTTAAAGTAACGGTGTAAGTAGTTTTGAGACAAAATattatgttttaaaatacattttctataaAGTACGGGTACCATCTATTTGCATCGTAATGTTTAATTTAAATAACTTGTATTTTAGCTATCTGGAATGATTTACGGGGAATTCTGGGTAATGCGCATTCTGGTGACAGTAGCCTTCGTATCGCGGACGACAATAGGTAGAGTTGACGCTTTAAGATTGAACTCTGGCGAATGCATGGCTAAGCTAGAGAGGTCAACGTCATCAACGTATCTCGTTTCCCAATGGCAATAAATCAAAATGAGCAAGGTTGCTGACTCATTATGTTGTTTACGGATGTACACAACGCTGAAAAATCACAACGAATCAACTGGGAACAACCTATATCGGCTAATGTATGTCAAGCGATTTGTAAGATACATTTCGTATATTAAGAAAAGACGCTGAGTCGTTGCCAAAAAGTAAACCACGTGCACATTTGTATGGACTTAAGCAAGTAACGAGAAAGTTTAAATGTCCATGCATTGCGTTTGTTGTGAAGCTTGACTTTTCCAACATGGACGCCACGTCAGCACACTGGTTAGCCCGGCTTGTATAGCAGGCAGATGCTTCTAGTTGTCAAATCTATGTTCCCGATATCCGTTAGAGCGACAccatatcgtttttttttttttttttttttaattacaacgTTGTTAGTGAAATAACAGCTGTAGTGTGTATTGAAGTGAGAACACTACATTGT contains:
- the pomp gene encoding proteasome maturation protein; its protein translation is MNSRGAHSQLQDSVPVTGLCPPGAYGVHDTLRYGFNNVKNEILPGHPLELSEKNFQLNEDKMNFSSLRNIQGLHAPLKLQMEYRAARQIQRLPFLPSSNLALDILRGTDESVGFEDILNDPAQSEMMMGEPHMMVECKLGVF